A section of the Papio anubis isolate 15944 chromosome 4, Panubis1.0, whole genome shotgun sequence genome encodes:
- the YKT6 gene encoding synaptobrevin homolog YKT6 isoform X2 → MKLYSLSVLYKGEAKVVLLKAAYDVSSFSFFQRSSVQEFMTFTSQLIVERSSKGTRASVKEQDYLCHVYVRNDSLAGVVIADNEYPSRVAFTLLEKVLDEFSKQVDRIDWPVGSPATIHYPALDGHLSRYQNPREADPMTKVQAELDETKIILARKQNSCCAIM, encoded by the exons ATGAAACTGTACAGCCTCAGCGTCCTCTACAAAGGCGAGGCCAAGGTGGTGCTGCTCAAAGCCGCGTACGATGTGTCTTCCTTCAGCTTTTTCCAGAGATCCAG CGTTCAGGAATTCATGACCTTCACGAGTCAACTGATTGTGGAGCGTTCATCGAAAGGCACTAGAGCTTCTGTCAAAGAACAAG ACTATCTGTGCCATGTCTATGTCCGGAATGATAGTCTTGCAGGTGTGGTCATTGCCGACAATGAATACCCATCCCGGGTGGCCTTTACCTTGCTGGAGAAG GTACTAGATGAATTCTCCAAGCAAGTTGACAGGATAGACTGGCCAGTAGGATCCCCTGCTACAATCCATTACCCAGCCCTGGATGGTCACCTCAGTAGATACCAG AACCCACGAGAAGCTGATCCCATGACTAAAGTGCAGGCCGAACTAGATGAGACCAAAATCATTCTG gCCCGGAAGCAAAACTCATGCTGTGCCATCATGTGA
- the YKT6 gene encoding synaptobrevin homolog YKT6 isoform X1: MKLYSLSVLYKGEAKVVLLKAAYDVSSFSFFQRSSVQEFMTFTSQLIVERSSKGTRASVKEQDYLCHVYVRNDSLAGVVIADNEYPSRVAFTLLEKVLDEFSKQVDRIDWPVGSPATIHYPALDGHLSRYQNPREADPMTKVQAELDETKIILHNTMESLLERGEKLDDLVSKSEVLGTQSKAFYKTARKQNSCCAIM; encoded by the exons ATGAAACTGTACAGCCTCAGCGTCCTCTACAAAGGCGAGGCCAAGGTGGTGCTGCTCAAAGCCGCGTACGATGTGTCTTCCTTCAGCTTTTTCCAGAGATCCAG CGTTCAGGAATTCATGACCTTCACGAGTCAACTGATTGTGGAGCGTTCATCGAAAGGCACTAGAGCTTCTGTCAAAGAACAAG ACTATCTGTGCCATGTCTATGTCCGGAATGATAGTCTTGCAGGTGTGGTCATTGCCGACAATGAATACCCATCCCGGGTGGCCTTTACCTTGCTGGAGAAG GTACTAGATGAATTCTCCAAGCAAGTTGACAGGATAGACTGGCCAGTAGGATCCCCTGCTACAATCCATTACCCAGCCCTGGATGGTCACCTCAGTAGATACCAG AACCCACGAGAAGCTGATCCCATGACTAAAGTGCAGGCCGAACTAGATGAGACCAAAATCATTCTG CACAACACCATGGAGTCTCTGTTAGAGCGAGGTGAGAAGCTAGATGACTTGGTGTCCAAATCCGAGGTGCTGGGAACGCAGTCTAAAGCCTTCTATAAAACT gCCCGGAAGCAAAACTCATGCTGTGCCATCATGTGA